In the genome of Chloroflexota bacterium, the window GCTCGTTCGTAATCACGGGCAGCCCAGGCTGCCTCCTCCTCAAAAGAAAGTTTGGCAACCTTGCCCTTCAGTTCCTTCAGGCTATCGGGCATGGTGTATAGTGCCACCCGAAGCTTGGCAGCCGCTTCGTCGATCAAATCGATGGCCTTGTCAGGCAGTTTTCGCCCGGTAACGTAACGTTGCGACAATCGCGCCGCCGCAACCAACGCCAGATCGGTGTAGGTAACCTTGTGGTGCGCCTCGTAGCGGTCCCGAACGCCCACAAGAATTTCAATCGTCTCGTCGACGGTAGGTTCCTCCACGAAAATTGGCGCGAACCGGCGTTCCAGCGCAGAATCCTTTTCGATGAAGCGCCGGTATTCATCCAGCGTCGTCGCGCCGACGCAACGCAACTCACCGCGAGCGAGGGCAGGCTTGAGCATATTGCTGGCGTCGATCGCGCCTGACGCTGCACCGGCACCGACGACCGTATGCAGCTCGTCGATAAACAGGATGATCTCTCCCTCCGATTGCTGAATCTCTTCCAGGGTGGTCTTTAGCCGTTCCTCGAATTCGCCCCGGAATCGAGTACCGGCAACCATGGCGCCGAGATCCAGACTGACCACCGTTTTGCCCATGAGGGTTTCCGGAACATCGTCGTCGGCCACCTTCTGGGCCAGGCCTTCCACGATGGCTGTCTTGCCCACGCCAGCCTCGCCGATCAGCACTGGATTGTTTTTGGTGCGCCGGCTAAGCACCTGAATGACACGGAGAATCTCGGCATCCCGCCCGATCACCGGATCGAGTTTAGCCTCCCGGGCAAGCTGGGTAAGATCCCGGCTATATTTCTCCAACGTTCGGAACTTAGTCTCGGCTGCCGGATCGGTTACCCGTTGACCGCCCCGCATTTCCTCGATAGCGTGTTGGATGCGCTCTTTGGTCACGCCGGCATCCCGCAGAAAATTGGCAGCGGGCGTATTGCGCTCACTGGCAACACCCAGAAACAGGTGTTCCGTGGAGATATAGTCATCCTTGAGTTTACTGGCCTCCTCGTTTGCCACATCGATAACCCGCTTCAGGCGCGGTGTGATAAACACCTGGGATACCTGACCCGCGGGGGAGCCCGGGGCAGTCTTGGGCGCATTCTGCAGATGTTCATCCAGTTTGCCGCGGATCACGGGAGCCGGCGCGTTGAGCTGTTCAAGAATCTGGGTCGTCAAGCCATCCGGCTGCTCCAGCATTGCCAGGAACAGATGTTCCGTGTCGACCTGGCTATGTTGATAGCGTTGCAGGATCTCATAGGCTCGCATGGCCACATCCTGCGCCCGCTCTGTAAATCTATCAAAACGCATCATACTAAAATACCTCGTCCTTCTTGCTGCGATCGGTTTTTATCATTTTATCATGTTTTTTCTGAGACCGCGTGCCCCCGATTACGAAAACCGCGTGATCTAACACAAGTCTAACACAAGGTCCCCACCTGATCAGGTGCAACGCACTTGGTCCACAGAACCGAGCCGACTCGGTTTGAAACCCAACCGGATGATCCCCTGGATCCTGCTGAGAACGTGCGTTGCACCTCATTGCAACTCAGTAGCGCAACAGCGCTCCAACCGAGCCAATCTCTTTCAACCGTTCATTGTCATTGATAACCGTCAAGTCGATGCCCTGGGCGATGGCCCAACGGACCAGACTGTCCGCGGCATCGGGCAACACCCG includes:
- a CDS encoding AAA family ATPase, whose amino-acid sequence is MMRFDRFTERAQDVAMRAYEILQRYQHSQVDTEHLFLAMLEQPDGLTTQILEQLNAPAPVIRGKLDEHLQNAPKTAPGSPAGQVSQVFITPRLKRVIDVANEEASKLKDDYISTEHLFLGVASERNTPAANFLRDAGVTKERIQHAIEEMRGGQRVTDPAAETKFRTLEKYSRDLTQLAREAKLDPVIGRDAEILRVIQVLSRRTKNNPVLIGEAGVGKTAIVEGLAQKVADDDVPETLMGKTVVSLDLGAMVAGTRFRGEFEERLKTTLEEIQQSEGEIILFIDELHTVVGAGAASGAIDASNMLKPALARGELRCVGATTLDEYRRFIEKDSALERRFAPIFVEEPTVDETIEILVGVRDRYEAHHKVTYTDLALVAAARLSQRYVTGRKLPDKAIDLIDEAAAKLRVALYTMPDSLKELKGKVAKLSFEEEAAWAARDYERAASFKVDRIKLEQDYEMARTAWHGETGLDEVVDEDDIAEVVASWTGIPVTSLMEEEAQKLLRMEEELANRIVGQKEAIAVLADALRRARSGLKDPKRPIGSFVFLGTSGVGKTELAKALAEFLFDDEDALLRIDMSEYRERHTASRLMGAPPGYVGYEEGGQLSEAVRRRPFRVILFDEIEKAHPEVWNTLLQIMEDGRLTDGQGHVVDFRNTVIIMTSNIGTVYAKQGGALGFSSSADDGLDADDRKLHQQIERGLKETFRPEFLNRIDEIIIFHTLSQSDVREIVDLQMVEIGQRLEDQGLTIELTDEARDWLAEKGYDSQFGARPLRRALQRYVESPLSKQLLKGEFQTGDTVEVTVVDDEENEGEQRLAFEKRPAEPIAVELPVRANNEKSG